Proteins encoded by one window of Hyphomicrobium nitrativorans NL23:
- the rplR gene encoding 50S ribosomal protein L18, with translation MANKDSQFERRRARVRRSLKARAANRPRLSIHRSSKHIYAQVIDDAAGRTLAAASSLEKDLKGSLKTGADKAAAAAIGKLVAERAVKAGVTEVVFDRGGYLFHGRVKALADAAREGGLSF, from the coding sequence ATGGCCAATAAAGACTCCCAGTTCGAGAGGCGCCGCGCGCGCGTCCGCCGGTCGCTGAAGGCCCGGGCCGCGAACCGTCCGCGTCTCAGCATTCACCGCTCTTCGAAGCACATCTACGCTCAGGTCATCGACGACGCCGCGGGCCGCACGCTCGCAGCCGCATCGAGCCTTGAGAAGGACCTCAAGGGCTCGCTCAAGACGGGCGCCGACAAGGCTGCAGCTGCCGCGATCGGCAAGCTGGTCGCCGAGCGGGCTGTCAAGGCGGGCGTCACCGAGGTCGTGTTCGACCGCGGCGGATACCTCTTCCACGGGCGCGTCAAGGCGCTCGCTGATGCCGCCCGCGAGGGCGGGCTCAGCTTCTGA